The following proteins come from a genomic window of Diprion similis isolate iyDipSimi1 chromosome 8, iyDipSimi1.1, whole genome shotgun sequence:
- the LOC124409549 gene encoding ras-related protein Rab-30-like has translation MEDYKFLFKVVLVGNAGVGKTCLVRRFTQGLFPPGQGATIGVDFMIKTVEVENEKVKLQIWDTAGQERFRSITQSYYRSAHALILVYDISCQPTFDCLPDWLREIEEYASNKVLRILVGNKIDREDREIPTHVGEDFAQRHSMYFLETSAKEAENVERLFMEIAAELMEQARSKELPRYETNATSINGKTTSIGDSSNCSCSRLT, from the exons ATGGAAGACTATAAATTCCTCTTCAAAGTTGTTTTAGTTGGTAATGCAGGGGTGGGAAAAACATGCTTAGTAAGACGATTTACTCAg GGGCTCTTTCCCCCCGGTCAAGGTGCAACGATCGGGGTTGATTTTATGATCAAAACCGTCGAGGTAGAAAACGAGAAAGTTAAG ctaCAAATTTGGGACACTGCTGGACAAGAAAGATTCCGATCGATCACCCAAAGCTACTACAGATCTGCGCATGCTTTAATTCTAGTTTATGATATTTCTTGTCAGCCAACTTTCGATTGTCTTCCCGATTGGCTACGAGAAATCGAAGAATACGCCAGCAACAAAGTACTGAGGATACTAGTTG GTAACAAAATCGATCGTGAAGATAGAGAAATACCAACACACGTCGGAGAAGACTTTGCGCAGAGACACAGCATGTATTTTTTGGAAACATCTGCAAAGGAGGCTGAAAATGTGGAAAGACTGTTCATGGAAATTGCTGCCGAGCTCATGGAG cAAGCACGGAGCAAGGAATTACCGAGGTACGAAACAAACGCCACGTCAATTAATGGTAAAACAACTTCAATCGGCGACAGCAGTAACTGCAGTTGTAGCCGACTTACTTAA
- the LOC124409538 gene encoding dehydrogenase/reductase SDR family member on chromosome X-like isoform X2: protein MPYFKPKKSLSHISTEILYEFKYNALGMKAVVADFLECKRNRIDLPKKAGKVAIVTGGSRGIGAAVVKMLLQCDMEVIIACRTPAAADRLVRSLRESGVTGGSTKVYQLDNNSLESVRRFAESIKAEYQKIDILVNNAGVMFTPYSETKEGFEQQWGVNYLSHFLLTSLLLPLLKAAGSYNESARIVNVSSCAHLVGTINFDDINSKKCFITSAAYAQSKLAQVMFTRSIQELLAKEGICVKAYSVHPGIVNTDLFNNTALKKYAQWIINLFFKNPTQGATPIIYAAVSNEIEGKGGMYVSNCGESPVNDEVEDPEIRQRLFNLSLEQTGLKSFI from the exons ATGC CTTATTTCAAACCGAAGAAAAGCCTGTCCCACATCAGCACGGAAATACTGTACGAATTCAAGTACAACGCGCTTGGAATGAAGGCGGTCGTAGCAGATTTTCTTGAATGTAAACGCAACAGAATCG ACCTACCTAAAAAGGCGGGAAAAGTTGCCATCGTTACGGGTGGATCTCGAGGAATCGGAGCTGCGGTTGTTAAAATGCTGCTTCAATGTGACATGGAAGTAATAATTG CGTGCAGAACGCCTGCAGCTGCCGACAGACTCGTCAGATCGCTGAGAGAGTCAGGGGTGACTGGAGGATCGACAAAGGTTTATCAATTGGATAACAACAGCCTTGAATCTGTGAGGAGGTTTGCCGAATCCATCAAGGCGGAGTAccagaaaattgatattctcgTGAACAATG CTGGCGTCATGTTTACTCCTTATTCTGAAACTAAGGAAGGTTTCGAACAGCAATGGGGTGTTAATTACCTCTCTCATTTCTTGTTGACGTCGCTGCTTCTACCTTTGCTAAAAGCGGCTGGATCGTATAACGAGTCGGCTAGAATCGTCAATGTCTCTTCGTGCGCTCATCTCGTTGGCACGATAAATTTTGATGATATTAATTCGAA AAAATGTTTCATCACGTCAGCTGCGTACGCTCAGAGCAAATTGGCTCAAGTGATGTTTACGAGATCCATCCAAGAACTGCTGGCAAAGGAGGGTATTTGCGTCAAAGCTTACTCCGTTCATCCTGGAATAGTGAATACGGATCTTTTTAATAATACAGCGTTGAAAAAGTATGCCCAGTGGATAATCAACTTGTTCTTCAAG AATCCAACGCAAGGGGCTACTCCAATTATTTATGCTGCTGTGAGTAATGAGATCGAAGGGAAAGGTGGAATGTACGTCAGTAACTGTGGCGAAAGTCCAGTTAACGACGAAGTTGAGGATCCAGAGATTCGCCAACGACTGTTCAATTTGTCGCTGGAACAAACTGGATTAAAAAGTTTTatctaa
- the LOC124409538 gene encoding dehydrogenase/reductase SDR family member on chromosome X-like isoform X1 — MKTTVVSKSSKGPNMFLLFGSIFVLAAGFAAYFKPKKSLSHISTEILYEFKYNALGMKAVVADFLECKRNRIDLPKKAGKVAIVTGGSRGIGAAVVKMLLQCDMEVIIACRTPAAADRLVRSLRESGVTGGSTKVYQLDNNSLESVRRFAESIKAEYQKIDILVNNAGVMFTPYSETKEGFEQQWGVNYLSHFLLTSLLLPLLKAAGSYNESARIVNVSSCAHLVGTINFDDINSKKCFITSAAYAQSKLAQVMFTRSIQELLAKEGICVKAYSVHPGIVNTDLFNNTALKKYAQWIINLFFKNPTQGATPIIYAAVSNEIEGKGGMYVSNCGESPVNDEVEDPEIRQRLFNLSLEQTGLKSFI, encoded by the exons ATGAAAACAACTGTGGTATCCAAGTCGAGTAAAGGCCCAAACATGTTCCTCTTATTCGGTTCAATTTTCGTTCTCGCAGCCGGCTTTGCGGCTTATTTCAAACCGAAGAAAAGCCTGTCCCACATCAGCACGGAAATACTGTACGAATTCAAGTACAACGCGCTTGGAATGAAGGCGGTCGTAGCAGATTTTCTTGAATGTAAACGCAACAGAATCG ACCTACCTAAAAAGGCGGGAAAAGTTGCCATCGTTACGGGTGGATCTCGAGGAATCGGAGCTGCGGTTGTTAAAATGCTGCTTCAATGTGACATGGAAGTAATAATTG CGTGCAGAACGCCTGCAGCTGCCGACAGACTCGTCAGATCGCTGAGAGAGTCAGGGGTGACTGGAGGATCGACAAAGGTTTATCAATTGGATAACAACAGCCTTGAATCTGTGAGGAGGTTTGCCGAATCCATCAAGGCGGAGTAccagaaaattgatattctcgTGAACAATG CTGGCGTCATGTTTACTCCTTATTCTGAAACTAAGGAAGGTTTCGAACAGCAATGGGGTGTTAATTACCTCTCTCATTTCTTGTTGACGTCGCTGCTTCTACCTTTGCTAAAAGCGGCTGGATCGTATAACGAGTCGGCTAGAATCGTCAATGTCTCTTCGTGCGCTCATCTCGTTGGCACGATAAATTTTGATGATATTAATTCGAA AAAATGTTTCATCACGTCAGCTGCGTACGCTCAGAGCAAATTGGCTCAAGTGATGTTTACGAGATCCATCCAAGAACTGCTGGCAAAGGAGGGTATTTGCGTCAAAGCTTACTCCGTTCATCCTGGAATAGTGAATACGGATCTTTTTAATAATACAGCGTTGAAAAAGTATGCCCAGTGGATAATCAACTTGTTCTTCAAG AATCCAACGCAAGGGGCTACTCCAATTATTTATGCTGCTGTGAGTAATGAGATCGAAGGGAAAGGTGGAATGTACGTCAGTAACTGTGGCGAAAGTCCAGTTAACGACGAAGTTGAGGATCCAGAGATTCGCCAACGACTGTTCAATTTGTCGCTGGAACAAACTGGATTAAAAAGTTTTatctaa
- the LOC124409545 gene encoding Krueppel homolog 2, protein MADTASNGSGDRTATTEKGWENLKQHVIDNKISVGLWATRVLTILFTVGYIIPIFGNPYNAYYKILMCNAATSALRLHQRLPRVQFSREFWTLLVLEDSCHNLFYSLIFLYVAPASLVIAPVLLFAVLHSASYSLTLLDCLGQNSWWGARLLISLVEFQSRNILRLCAICEALLLPYTILLILNGRAGLLTPFIYYQFLALRLSSRRNPFTRNLFHEISNSLSAISNKPGTPAILKRAITFVIGLIQHMSRVP, encoded by the exons ATGGCCGATACTGCGAGCAATGGCTCAGGCGACAGGACTGCGACGACAGAAAAGGGgtgggaaaatttgaaacagcaTGTTATTGATAACAAAATATCGGTCGGACTATGGGCTACAAGAGTATTGACCATACTTTTCACAGTGGGCTACATTATTCCAATTTTTGG AAATCCTTACAACGCTTATTACAAGATCTTGATGTGCAACGCAGCGACCAGCGCTCTTAGACTTCATCAAAGACTTCCACGAGTACAATTTAGCAGAGAATTCTGGACACTTCTGGTTCTGGAGGATTCGTGTCACAATTTATTCTACTCATTAATATTTCTGTACGTTGCTCCAGCTTCAC TCGTGATTGCTCCTGTTTTACTCTTCGCTGTTTTGCATTCGGCGAGTTATTCGCTGACTTTGTTGGAT tGTCTAGGACAAAACAGCTGGTGGGGAGCACGCTTACTGATCTCTTTAGTAGAATTCCAATCTCGGAACATACTTAGACTGTGTGCAATCTGTGAAGCCCTCCTTCTACCGTATACGATACTACTGATCCTCAA CGGACGAGCCGGATTACTGACGCCCTTCATCTATTATCAATTTCTGGCCTTACGTTTGTCTTCGAGACGCAATCCATTCACTCGCAATCTGTTCCATGAGATTAGTAATTCTTTGTCGGCCATTTCAAACAAGCCGGGTACACCAGCTATATTGAAACGAGCGATCACATTTGTCATAGGGCTAATACAACACATGTCTCGCGTTCCCTAG
- the LOC124409555 gene encoding biogenesis of lysosome-related organelles complex 1 subunit 6-like produces the protein MMTDIGEQAAVEVQPKIEQCESPNGISIDFTQAAENLAQGLLEVYQPPLEQVKHELIELTNKQETLIAQMQGENAKLRQVDENLDINELFTTIKIYQAKLANIKKDMTSVHERTNKLKKRAIRFQQVKEKEVLLKEQQREQEIRREQELIGKPSGS, from the exons ATGATGACCGACATAGGCGAACAGGCCGCCGTCGAAGTGCAGCCGAAGATCGAGCAATGTGAGAG tcCTAATGGAATTAGCATCGATTTTACCCAAGCGGCTGAGAACTTAGCACAAGGACTACTCGAAGTGTATCAACCACCGCTGGAGCAAGTCAAGCACGAATTGATCGAATTGAC TAATAAGCAGGAGACCCTCATTGCGCAGATGCAGGGAGAGAATGCAAAGTTGCGCCAGGTAGATGAGAACTTGGATATAAACGAACTG TTCACGACGATCAAAATATATCAGGCAAAACTGgcaaatattaaaaaagacATGACGTCTGTTCATGAACGAACAAATAAGCTAAAG AAACGAGCAATTCGTTTTCAACAAGTCAAGGAAAAGGAGGTGCTGCTCAAGGAACAGCAGCGAGAACAAGAGATTCGTAGAGAGCAGGAACTAATAGGGAAACCATCAGGGTCATAA
- the LOC124409524 gene encoding protein ERGIC-53 translates to MVSTTVLQSAVRLASGKWHFKMKMAPEVRWPAIVVCTLAIGLSAVLAQNPHKKFEYKYSFKPPYLAQKDGSVPFWEYGGNAIASAENVRIAPSLRSQKGAIWTKQPTNFDWWEVNIVFRITGRGRIGADGLAFWYTTSKGSYDGTVFGSSDQWNGLGIFFDSFDNDNKHNNPYIMAVLNDGTKQFDHANDGTTQLLAGCLRDFRNKPFPTRAKIEYYQNTLTVLFHNGMTNNDQDFEMCLRAENVQLPKNGYFGVSAATGGLADDHDVLHFLTTSLHIPSQTVSDGGRKISTEEEIKLGQEYQDYQKKLEQQKEDYRRQHPDEQPAKEEFDEWFETDNQRELRQIFSGQSQMFDALRELNRKLDEVVGRQERTLSLIAQVQVGGVQGAAGGQPGQPIQLIDTIRRTEVDAVLNNQNVILNTAREIKSFVGEVHSKADTILNNQARAPTAQVQPIGYDYQALISEMKDGLNRVKRDIEHANVKLDAGNKDCRTGNCLTTSMFLVFLAVQMVILLGYNIYRDSKEAQAKKFY, encoded by the exons ATGGTTTCTACGACGGTGCTGCAGAGTGCAGTTCGGCTGGCAAGTGGCAAGTGgcatttcaaaatgaaaatggcGCCGGAGGTGAGGTGGCCCGCGATTGTTGTCTGCACCCTTGCAATCGGACTATCAGCTGTTCTCGCCCAAAATCCGCACAAGAAATTTGAGTACAAGTACTCGTTTAAACCTCCTTATCTCGCCCAAAAAGACGGGAGCGTGCCTTTCTGGGAATACGGCGGAA ATGCGATCGCGAGTGCCGAAAACGTCAGAATTGCACCGTCCTTACGGAGCCAGAAAG GAGCCATATGGACAAAGCAGCCGACAAACTTCGACTGGTGGGAAGTTAACATTGTCTTCCGCATCACTGGTCGTGGAAGAATCGGTGCCGATGGTTTAGCATTTTGGTACACGACGTCAAAAGGCTCTTACGATGGGACAGTTTTCGGTAGTTCAGATCAGTGGAATGGgcttggaatattttttgattccTTCGACAATGATAACAAGCATAACAACCCTTACATCATGGCTGTTCTCAACGATGGAACGAAGCAATTCGATCATGCAAA CGATGGAACAACACAGCTTTTGGCCGGCTGTCTGCGAGATTTTCGTAACAAACCGTTTCCAACCCGAGCGAAAATTGAGTACTACCAGAATACGTTAACG GTGCTCTTCCACAATGGAATGACGAACAATGATCAAGATTTCGAGATGTGTCTGCGTGCGGAGAATGTGCAACTACCGAAAAACGGTTACTTCGGAGTATCCGCGGCCACTG GTGGGCTGGCCGATGATCACGACGTCTTGCACTTCTTGACCACGTCTCTACACATCCCAAGCCAAACGGTGAGCGACGGTGGTCGCAAAATATCAACCGAAGAGGAGATCAAGCTCGGTCAAGAGTATCAGGACTACCAGAAAAAACTAGAACAGCAAAAAGAAGACTATCGTAG ACAACACCCCGATGAACAGCCTGCGAAGGAAGAGTTCGATGAATGGTTCGAGACTGATAATCAGCGAGAGTTGCGTCAAATATTCTCTGGACAGAGTCAGATGTTCGACGCGTTGAGAGAACTAAACAGAAAACTAGACGAAGTAGTCGGCAGGCAAGAACGAACCCTTAGTCTGATAGCACAAGTCCAAGTTGGCG GAGTCCAAGGTGCTGCTGGCGGGCAACCTGGTCAACCAATCCAATTAATTGACACTATAAGACGGACCGAAGTCGACGCAGTGCTTAACAATCAGAACGTCATCCTTAACACAGCCAGAGAGATAAAATCTTTCGTCGGCGAAGTTCATTCCAAAGCCGACACTATCTTGAACAATCAAGCTCGTGCTCCTACGGCTCAG GTTCAGCCAATCGGCTACGATTACCAGGCGCTAATATCTGAAATGAAAGACGGATTGAACAGGGTCAAAAGAGACATAGAACACGCCAATGTTAAGCTAGATGCCGGTAATAAGGATTGTCGAACAGGGAATTGTCTCACCACTTCCATGTTCTTGGTCTTCCTCGCCGTACAGATGGTCATTTTATTAggttacaatatatacag GGACAGTAAAGAAGCACAAGCAAAGAAGTTTTATTAA
- the LOC124409553 gene encoding protein Fer3 has translation MSYPDSLWEINGNQPPVITPEMPQYPGTDLGSYPVWESTMLYPPPPPQHPHINEHSLYRQPCALLHQSRYTPNGRSPNLPSSTTKKPRRRVATVSQRRAANIRERRRMFNLNEAFDKLRRKVPTFAYEKRLSRIETLRLAITYIAFMGELLGLDSNSPKQDYIPREYYLPN, from the exons ATGAGCTATCCCGACTCTTTGTGGGAAATTAACGGGAATCAACCACCa GTTATTACACCTGAAATGCCTCAGTACCCGGGAACCGATTTGGGAAGCTATCCTGTTTGGGAAAGCACGATGCTTTATCCGCCGCCGCCTCCGCAACATCCTCACATTAACGAGCACAGTCTCTACAGGCAGCCCTGTGCCCTGCTTCACCAGAG CCGGTACACTCCAAATGGCCGCTCCCCAAATCTTCCATCCTCAACGACGAAGAAGCCACGACGCAGAGTGGCGACGGTTTCCCAAAGAAGGGCTGCGAACATCCGCGAAAGACGCAGAATGTTCAATTTGAACGAAGCATTCGACAAGCTGCGGCGAAAG GTTCCGACATTCGCCTACGAAAAACGACTGTCCAGAATCGAAACGCTGAGATTGGCGATAACTTACATCGCCTTCATGGGCGAGCTGCTCGGACTAGATTCGAACAGTCCAAAACAGGATTACATCCCGAGGGAATACTACCTTCCGAATTGA